A genomic segment from Triticum dicoccoides isolate Atlit2015 ecotype Zavitan chromosome 1A, WEW_v2.0, whole genome shotgun sequence encodes:
- the LOC119270888 gene encoding membrane steroid-binding protein 1-like has translation MAVAELWETLKQAILAYTGLSPTAFFTAVAVAAALYHVVSGIFAPPPPPRQRPREEPEAEPLPPPVQLGEVDEEELRQYDGSDPKKPLLMAIKGQIYDVTQSRMFYGPGGPYALFAGKDASRALAKMSFEPQDLNGDTSGLGPFELDALQDWEYKFMSKYVKVGTIKKAAPAEDGTTSKSPETNEAVTTEAETEKAPEHKPREVSSEEVKEKEATADAVSAES, from the exons ATGGCGGTGGCGGAGCTCTGGGAGACGCTGAAGCAGGCGATCTTAGCGTACACGGGGCTGTCCCCGACGGCCTTCTTCACCGCCGTGGCGGTCGCCGCCGCGCTGTACCACGTCGTGTCGGGGAtcttcgcgccgccgccgcctccccggcaGCGGCCGCGCGAGGAGCCCGAGGCGGAGCCGCTCCCGCCTCCCGTGCAGCTGGGCGAGGTCGACGAGGAGGAGCTCCGGCAGTACGACGGGTCCGACCCCAAGAAGCCTCTCCTGATGGCCATCAAGGGTCAGATCTATGACGTCACGCAGAGCAG AATGTTCTACGGACCTGGTGGACCTTATGCCCTATTTGCTGGCAAAGACGCCAGCAGAGCTCTAGCCAAGATGTCTTTCGAGCCCCAGGACCTGAACGGTGATACCTCTGGCCTCGGGCCGTTTGAGCTCGATGCACTGCAAGACTGGGAATACAAGTTCATGAGCAAGTATGTGAAGGTCGGTACCATCAAGAAGGCAGCTCCCGCAGAAGACGGCACCACAAGCAAATCCCCAGAAACAAATGAAGCAGTCACCACCGAGGCAGAGACCGAGAAGGCACCTGAGCACAAGCCAAGGGAGGTgagctcggaggaggtaaaagagaAGGAAGCCACAGCCGATGCAGTCAGCGCCGAGAGCTAG